Proteins from a single region of Pyrus communis chromosome 6, drPyrComm1.1, whole genome shotgun sequence:
- the LOC137735899 gene encoding tobamovirus multiplication protein 3-like, with protein sequence MARSGGGGGGVGVVESAVIAYNMRDASSWWHDINTSSIWQDRILHALAILYGLVAVVALVQLIRIQLRVPEYGWTTQKVFHFLNFVVNGVRSAVFVFCRQVQKLHPEIVQHILLDMPSLAFFTTYALLVLFWAEIYYQARAVSTDGLRPSFLTINAVVYVIQIAMWLILWWKPIPVLFILSKMFFAGVSLFAALGFLLYGGRLFLMLQRFPVESKGRRKKLQEVGYVTTICFTCFLVRCVMMCFNAFDKAANLDVLNHPVLNFIYYLLVEILPSSLVLFILRKLPPKRGITQYHPIR encoded by the exons ATGGCGCGTAGCggaggcggcggcggcggcgtcGGGGTGGTGGAGTCGGCGGTGATAGCTTACAACATGAGAGACGCATCGAGTTGGTGGCACGACATCAATACCTCCTCTATTTGGCAAGACCGCATACTTCATGCCCTTGCTATTCTCTACGGCCTCGTCGCCGTCGTTGCCCTG GTTCAATTGATTCGGATACAATTGAGAGTGCCGGAGTACGGTTGGACCACACAGAAAGTCTTCCACTTTCTTAATTTCGTTGTCAATGGAG TTCGATCGGCTGTGTTTGTTTTCTGCCGGCAAGTGCAGAAGCTGCATCCGGAG ATTGTCCAACATATCTTGCTTGATATGCCGAGTCTTGCTTTCTTCACAACCTATGCACTCTTGGTTCTGTTCTGGGCCGAAATTTACTATCAG GCACGTGCTGTTTCTACAGATGGACTGAGGCCAAGCTTCTTGACTATCAATGCTGTGGTTTATGTGATTCAG ATTGCTATGTGGCTGATATTATGGTGGAAGCCTATCCCAGTTCTCTTCATCTTATCTAAGATGTTCTTTGCAg GCGTGTCCTTATTTGCAGCCCTTGGGTTTCTTCTATATGGTGGAAG ACTCTTCTTGATGTTGCAGAGATTTCCTGTTGAATCAAAGGGACGACGTAAGAAGCTGCAGGAG GTTGGCTATGTGACAACCATATGTTTTACATGTTTCCTTGTCAGATGTGTAATG ATGTGCTTCAATGCATTCGATAAAGCTGCAAACCTTGATGTTTTGAATCACCCGGTTCTAAACTTCATATATTACCTG TTGGTGGAGATATTGCCttcttctttggttcttttcatTTTGAGGAAGTTGCCTCCAAAGCGTGGGATCACACAATATCATCCCATTCGCTGA